DNA from Gambusia affinis linkage group LG06, SWU_Gaff_1.0, whole genome shotgun sequence:
TTGGGCATCATTTGacttaacaaaaacaattgtctccaagtaaaagagaaaagaactCGGTTCTTTTGTTTAATGAGCTTTTTGGTGATATCTCATCAACTGCATTGATCACTTTCCTCACGGCAGTGTTTCATTTGGTCCTGGGAAACAAAGACGGGGACCAAAGAAGTGCAGGAGAGCACAGGCAGCAGCAGACGCTTCATTACAGAAGGTCAACAGTGTAAATAGTGTCACCTTGTCACAAAGACATGCTCAACCTTCTGGAATAGAAGACTTGAGTATTAGCGGCATTAGccacaacaaaccaaaagacCTGTAAGACCtaggtttgtttttacagtcaTATGGTATGGATGTTACCACCTTGTGGGTaaaattatgagattaaaaatctttaGATTTTTGAAGACCTGGTAGGTCTTAAGATTTTCCATGCAGCTGGTGTAGGATTACAGGTCAATGCATTATCCTCAGAAGTCACAGATACACAATAGTGTTTGCTAACAAATCCAGACAAGCTTGCAAGCAAGTGTCTGCAGATGTTAGAGTGTGTGTCAGATGATGTCACCATCTGACAGAGCCAGCCTGGCAACAACTTAAAGGCTGACCAGAGCTGTGTGTTCAGATTCCCTGTCAGTACAATTCTTTCCCTCCcttctattattttctttttccttctttttctttctttcttttttattttcccctttgttctcctttctttctttgttttttttctttctgtctgtctgccatttaaaatgtcaaagaaaacaaacactggaaATGAAAAGcataatgaaaagtaaaaatgaaaagacttCAAGAgaaattaactaaataatttatgtaaaaaaaaaaaacttgtacaTATAGCACATACATATTCTCATACTATGCAATAACACTATCCTCATAATATATAGTCAAGATCTCGTTGAAGTTATGAATGAGCATTTATTGTAACGCTTGTTATTTGTTATTATAATCAAATAAGAacagcatttgtgtttttgtagagGCAGTGACTTGCAGACCCAGCCATACAATCTAATGCCATAAAATACTGCAAATGATTTTCACCTGTTTATCAGTTATTGTTAGCACTAGAAGTATCACAAAATATTCTGACAAACATTTAAGTCCATATCACCCAACCTAACTTTTAACAAGAACATAAtgagtgtttttaaatgaatttcacATCATAAATTTGTCTCTTATTATTCATCACATTTGCCTGTTTAAATAGAATGAGTCATTATCTGcttgtgtgtgggcgtgtgggcgtgtgtgcgtgtgtgtgtgtgtgtgtgtgtgtgtgtgtgtgtgtgcatgtacaCCCCCAGCGAAGTTAAAGTACATCTCCCCACCCATCAGACATCGTTGAATTATTCATGTTCCAACTGACTGCCCTCCATTTCAGCCCCCTTGGATGTTGGACCCCATAGTGTCAGATATCGTTGCTTCGTATGGATTCACTTCAATAATGCACACATTTGTACTTTGGGTACACAAAATATACGTgtgatttgttcttttatttgttttgacatttagtcttgattcatttttgccattttctttctttgtcataAGATGAACCTAAGCTAATCCCCAAATCATTTAAGGAAGACCTATTGTTTATCAGTTCATGCAACTTGACaaaagatcatttattttatgtttcatctcATTGTTTCATATCTATCAAATAAATGGACACACAACTCGGCTTTGTGAAAACACTCAGGAGAGATAAATGTCAAGCAAAATAAGATCTACAGCTGGGAAAGCACGCAGCAAAAACATACAGCTGTGCCTTTTCTAGGAACTTAAGTATTTTCATTCCAAGTATTGGTTTGATATCTGAACTGCCATGTGTTGCTTCTTAATCCTTGTAGCAAGATCACATATCAACAGTGCAGAACAACAGAGAGAACGGTTAAACaatctgcatgtgtttgtgttgcagagCGCTCTCCACAGCGCTCCATGGGGCCTTATGCAGGCACTGGAACAGCAGGTAGAAGATCTGAAGATTGACATCGATGACGGCTGCTGTGAGGGAGCTCAACGAGACGCCGGTGACAGTCGGCCGAGTTCTGGTAACTCCTGctgtttaaaagcttttctgtcCCAACAAATCTGTCAGCCGTGTAATTAAGGATTTTCTAAATTCAAAAGCTCTTTGTGATTGAATAATTTTTAGTACTGCAGCTAAGCATGgtgttgaataaaataattagaaaacaaaacaattatcttGAAACTACTCAGACTGAGGTTTCATTACCTTCTGCCAgtcatatttattcaaaatctGGGAACTTGTAAATGAGTTTTGTGGACTACGGCATTTCCAAAATGTGATTTGAAGTTGTCAGTACtcagcagaatattttagaGAAGTTAACAGGAAGGGATGATAAATGAGACAtatgctttgtgttggtgtggTTCCAGGTTTTTATGATTCAAGTGAGGGACAATCACCAAAAGGAAAACCCTCCTCAGCTGAGCCCACTGAGCCTGTCTCCTCCTGGACTTACACCAATGACAGACCAAAGTCTTTAGGTAAGAAAACTTTGGAAGTGGTTTACCTAAATGTAGCCTAGGACACTGCCATCCTCAGAATAAGCTCTTCTTAAAACTACCAACCAAGGTTATTTGGAATAATGTTCTGTTAGAAACAAGCCGTAGATTATACCATTTATGTCTGGTCTAGTTTGCAGTTGCAGAGGttgaagctaacagctagtcCAAAGGGCCAAGTAGAAATTGGATTCATACAgtcttttaaaacttaaatcttAAGAACTTCACAGCATTTTATGCAAActctattttataaatatttaaggaTTATTAGCAGGTAGGCCAACCTGTCTAACCTGTAAGGAGGTTAAGCTTAAGCAGTCTTATTGTTTGAAATGGTTACCATATTTTGTGCATATAGTCATACTAAATTTTAGCTTAGTATGACAGCATGCATTGTTTCTCTTGATAATTAGGAGACAACTTCATGCTGAATGGGGAATTTGATGCACCAGTTATTCGGCCCAGCCTTCCACGCTCCTTCTCTGCACCTCACCCACCACTAGAGGGCATTGTTGAGGAAGGCTCAGTTGGAGACTCTTGGCGGTGGGACACCAGCGTTACCAGCCACACctggcagcagcagccgccTGCAGAGGATCAGATCACAGAGGAGGACTACCAGCAGGCTTTCAGAGTGGAAGGTTACATGCTGAGTCTCATCCAGCGTTACGCTCTTCTGCCGCGGCCATGTCAGCCTCGGACcaccctgacccctgaccccacATACAGCGGTGCCTCCGGACACAGGAGAACTCCCTCTTTAACCACAGAGCAACGTCTTCCTGACCCCCATTGTCAGCCCCATGTTGACCTATTGGCAAAACTTAAGAGTCAGGAATGGGGTTGTGACCTGCCTGAGGGGGAAGCCCGGAGGGCAGAGGCCCCATCTTTTGAGGAGGGTTGTTATTTGCCTCTCTCCTACCCCCAGCCCAGACCAAACCCCCTGACAGGGAGACTGCCATCACCTCTGCCCTCCTTAGAGCCAAATTGTGGCGTTGACCTTTGCTGTGAACCTCCATCCCCCCAACATTATCTACATCCACAACCCTCTGTTTACCAAGTACACAACTTAGTAAGTGCTCAGTATATCCCAGGACAAGCCTGTCATGCTCCTGTACGGTCCCCCAGACATTACAAACCTGAACAGTCAAAGGCCAATCGAGCAGCTGCCTCTCCTGATCAGTCCAATTCAAAGTCCAAAGCTCCTAAAAAGAATCATAATGATCGACAGAAATCCAAGAAggcaaacaacaaaaccaaccGATCCCATTCTGAAAACAGCCTTCCAGGACAGAGAGTGGTCCCTGACAGGAGGTACAGCACCACAGAGAGGCGTCCGGGACGAACCAATCCTGCCCAGAACCAAAGCCAAATCACTGCACCCCAAGTGGCCAGCAAGGGCCACAGTGGAAACCGCCGCTGGTGCTCCAACCTGGAGCTCAGCCAGGATGAGGGTGAGATCCAGAATGCAGCGCAGCCGCATAAACGATCTTCTCGAAAAGCTCGTCACAGTCACTCGTGCTCCCAGTCCCACCATCAGCACGCCCAGCGTTGGCACCAGGACTCTCAGGCCCGGGCCCCCTTGTGCCACAGCGAGGAGGGTTACGCCGGGGCTGCCCCCGCAGAGTCTGAATCCAGCATGAGCGAGGTGTACTCCCCGCCATCCAGCTCTCTGTCCAGTGATTCGGATGAGAGCGGGGGGCTTGTGTGGCCCCAGCAGCTACCGCCTCGCCTTGCTTCTACCTCTTCATCATCGTCTGCGTCTCCACAAGCCAATGCCAGTGCTGCGACTCAGCCCAAAGCCTTCGTCAAGATCAAAGCCTCCCACGCTCTTAAAAAGAAGATACTCAGATTCCGAACAGGGTCACTTAAAGTCATGACCACTGTGTGAGTCTAATCTCCCACAGCCTGTATCATGAACGTATTAAACAGCTCTGAACATCTTCATGGCTGTTCCTTTTGGCCACAAATTCtacactaaaaaaataaatccattcattaaaataaacctACCTCTTCCGTATCCCTGATGAAATGCATTTACATTCACAAAATTGATTGAAATATAGTATGACCTCCGCTTTCTGTCTggttgaaataattttcaattcGACAACCATCAGATACTAAAATGATGGGCACCATCCTCATTGATTCATGCTACACTGTGCTAACAGAAACAGCCATAAAATTAAGCAATTTAGCTTgcattggttttttttttttgttttgttttgttttgtttggtttgtttaggTTTATtgccttttaaataaatcagatctgGAGTGTGGGGTTCAAGAATTTGCTACTAcctgcataaaataaatgaaaaatatttaaatctatgacacaaaattaatttaatgaatatCTATGGTATTCTGGCTATGTAAAGTGTACCTAAAACAcgtaaaactttaatttagttAATTACAATTTTTGCAGAAGAAGTAGATGAAATCTCTTGAAGAATGTCATGCACCATTTTGTGTATCTCCAACTGGATTGCAATTTGTTTGCTGGTCCTGACAATGAGTTGCATTTCCTGAAGAATATTTTCCCCTTTATTTGTCCTGTTGTCGGTCTCACAACCCCATATCATTATTGACTGTCGAGTTTTGAGTATTTTCTTCCAGCAGTGATCTTTGTCCGGGTATGGTTAGAGATGATTAATTTTAATTCCAACGAATTTCAATGAAACAAAATTCATTCTCCTCTTGAGCACAACATTTTTACTTCACTACTTCACCTACTTTCTTCTAATTATCCACGCTCcatgtttgcttctttttagCCAACTTCTTTCATGTGCCAATAAAAATCATTGTATCTATATGTATATCTCAATGATTCTTTCTTATTAGACACCTTATTACTTTTTGTCTCTTCAGACATACTTGACATGTTTCAACATTCTGTCTTTGTCAGGGGCCTCCCAGCTACTGTTTCAAACAGCAAACGAGCAACAGCTGGGAGACCTCTGACGAAGACGGTAGTAGAACGCTGAAACATGTCAAGAGACAAAAAGTAATTGGGTGTCGAGTAACAAAAGaaaccttctttctttcttacatGATGGTggttcttgttttgcttttcattgtTAAAAGACATATACCGGTATGTCTTTCAGTTTAAGTTTTACAGGATGGCCTTATTTCTGTCggtatgttttgttgttttggggttgttttttttggggggggggggtttgcaaacatgctttttcttttaccttgAGCTTTCCTGTCCTACTGCTTTCATGTCCTCATTGGTCTACCTTAATTTTTCCCTTTTACAACTTcttcattttgctttaatttgctATAAACTTTTAGCATGCATGCACAAGGTACatcttttgttgcatttgtATGACCATTACTCTCAATTAGCCAGCTAGCTGTTATCTTACTTGGATTCTTTTTTCCAGATCCAAAATCTCCTTAAGGTATACAACCACTCACTCACCTGCTTAATTAGACTTAAGTCTTCAGctgttaaacaaaataatgttgtgccatatctattattttttgcaaactcACTGACTAAACACTCGCCATGATTTCAGTTTGCTAGCCAAGGGTtgtgtagcttttttttctaatcatttctcaaaaaaaaaaaaaaaaaatcttggagAGATATAGCATATATTAATTCATTGTCAATAAATGTTTATTCCTCACAGTATCGTGGAGGTAATGCTTATCTTAAGTGGTGAGTAGACCATAGCCAAGGTACACCCAGGACAAAGCACCAGTTAATCACAAGGATCACATACAAGATATAAAAACTATTGACACACACATAGACCTTGGAGCAACACAGAGCCCTCAGTTTCCCTAAAATGCATAATTTGAACCCGGGGGATGAAACTGAAGAAGCGATAATTTATTCATACACAGAGTGAGCGTACAAACTCTATATAAGGAACCTCTGGGTCTgaagattttgaacctaaaacCTTTTTCCTGAACGATAACTAGTGACCGTGTGCCAACTTGAAGTCTTTCCTGGGAATGAATACGTGTCTGTATTTTCTAGGGTTGCACAATTTATTGTGGTGCATATTTATTGGCCATCcgattttattaattttgggagatcggtgcTCGGctgatttttacatgtgaagccgatcttatccaccgatGTTATcaacctcagcaaaggtctaaaaatcaaccactgtgctttttgtttctcctgtgagaaaggtttgactgacaaacTGACcgaccaggtcatgtctgcacatttacagttaacaatagtcaccccattattgccaattcagcaactttcttgatatattaagcaacatttcagaccaaaatTGCCGGAATCGGTAAGTTAggctttttaaatgatcagtaaTCGGCGATCGgctagaaaactgcaatcggtgcagccctaCTCTTTTCCCCAtgaataaacttgtttttagaGAATTATCACAAATCATATTTTATGTCCTAACAGGCATTTCTATTCTAAATTAAAGCATTTGTTGAAATGAGAAAAGGTTGGCAattattaaacagttaaaatcagCACAAATATTCAGTCGTTGTTGCAAAGTTGTGTCAGGGTGAACTTGCTGATAGGGAAACCCTGAACAGGAACTGAATGTGCAGAGCATTATTTTTAGCTGTCACTGTCTTCAACTCTTCATACTTGTGGTTTAATGTTGACTGCCAATTTGTAGAGACACCGCTTTGCGTTACTGAGAAGCAATAATTAAGAGGACTGAGTGACAATGTCCAGTAGATATCATGTTGCCATATCAGTATGCATATATGCATGTGCTTAAAGTATATCTAAGTGCACaagttcaataaaaacacagggATAGGAACTCCACACTTgtaaatttttgcttttgtataTATCATCACGTGGCCTTGTTTGCAATGAATGTAGTAtgtaaattgtaattttgtgtcTATTtggtaacttttttttgtacacattttgtgggttttgtttacttttttatgatttaataaataataattaaaaaaaataccttccCAATGTGAGTGGTGCTtcattttttcaacattttaagaCTAGTAATCAaatctgttgtcttttttctgCTGGCATGCAGAGTtccagagaaaaaggaaaatattataGTAAATTGTTGGAAGAGTAAATGTTtaaggatatttatttttgaataagaCTACTATTATTTCCATGTTTAAGTACACCAGTGACAGTGTCGAACAAAATACGtgtatatttacatattttccaaaacatttcacaaaggAATAATAGAAGTTCCTGTAGAAAATTTcagggaaaaataaatctgcaaacatgttaacttgttttaaaaaagaaaactttaagcTATCGTTACAATGCCTTAAaataccatttttaaaaatagaaacaatatACATATGTAATCTTTGTAATTCTTataaaactgtctttatgtaaacgtcaaacaaaaaaaatccattattttAATAGAACACTTGTTAAGAATCAATTTTATCAAAGCTacattatattaaataaaatacaatacaagCAATATACGCTTTTTACCTTCAGATGTTTAGAAAATGTCTCCCTCTTGTGGTCTGTATCAGGAACAGCAACTTAAATGATAAAACTGCCAGCCCTACCAACTCTACTGGGAAATTTAAGTCATGAAGAgagaatataatataaatataaattactctGATAGCAGTGTAATATGCaagacaaagtaaaaacaaaacaaaaacatgttttctataAAAGAAGAAgtgggccttttttttttgttttaaatacataaaaatgaacttttagaACATCACAGATTGTGCAAGACATCCTGCTTAGCAACAATGGGGAACTCAACCCAACGGCTGCTTTTGCAAAGTCAGCTATTCTGTTTTACATGGTCTGTTTGGAAAAACTAACATGGGATACATTTCAGAGTTGATTCTAAACTGAATTTAAGTTCTTGGCAAAGAAACTTGCATAGAGTTAACATTCACATAGTTTTTCCATAGGAATTAAAGACTGTAGGTTGGTTGTAAACACAAGTCCATCAGATTTTGGTCATCACCCTTTCGTTGCTGGTGCTCTTGGTGTCGTTTGTACTCCCCTTTGAGGCTGGGTCCTCTGTAGCGAAGTGAAGGACGTGACGCAGGGAGCGGTTCATGCTGTCTTTGAAACTTCGCCCTATGCACACGTAGATCAGAGGGTTGAGGCAGCTGTTGAAGTATGCCAGACAGATTGCCAGCACCTGGGCCAGGTAGATTCTTGGTCGATGAGAAGAACGCAGAGGGGTGGCCAGTTCGATAAAGTCCATGATGTGCACGGGGAGCCAGCACAAGAAGAAGCTCAGCACCACAACGACAATGACTCTCAGGGTTCGTTTGGATCTGGGTCGACCACGTGATATTCCCCTCCGGGTGGTGCTGTAGACAACCAGGTGactgatgacaatgacaaagaAGGGGAGGATGAATCCCATCATAAACCGAAAGAATGCGATGggccaaacattttctttggtgTATACTAGGACACATTCCCTCTTAAGGTCCCCTTTTTCAATCTGTCGGGCGTGGACAAACTGAGGGATACTGCCTAGAAGAGCCAAGCACCACATAGCCACACATGCCCATACAGCTTGCTTGGGTCGCCTGTTGTTCTGGCACCATATGGCTTTTTTAACGAGCAACAGCCGATCCACACTGATCAGAACCAACTGCAGAACGCTAGCGTACATCACCAAATAGAAAAGGCCTTTCACTAGAGTGCAGGCTAGTGGACCGAAGTGCCAGTGGTCGTCATGTGCCAGGGGGACCATGAGCAGAGGGAGGGACAGGCAGCACAGAAGATCAGTCAGCGCCAGATTCAGGAACCATATCGAGGTGACCGAGCGGTTCATGCAGAAACCAGTCACCCACAAAACCAGCACATTACCAGGTACTCCAAGCAGGACCACCAGGGCGTAGAGAACCAGAGACACTATCTGTATGGGTTGAATTTCAGGAAAAAAGTTGAACTCTGTGAAATTCTCCCCAAAGAGGTCGTAGGAGGTATCTTCAGAGAAGTTAAAAGTGTCACTAATATTGTTGGAAAATTCTAAATCCATAGTAAATTAAACCTGCAAGTGAAGAcaagattttattgaaataattattgtCTAATTTCATTTTAGAGACAATAATCTAGTGTACATTCCCATAAGGGTATGTAGATTACctctgaaaaaacacaaactaataaaaacctATTAGATTTAATGAATGTGCCTACTTACGGTTGACTGGTTTGTTGGAGCTCCACCCTAAATCTTTAACAGAATTTTATGAAGCTGCAACTGCATTTAAGAGTAGCTTTAACAACTCCAACCCccgtaacacacacacacccatcagTACAATTGCACAAGTCACTACACAGTTCTGTCCAATGAGAATTTAACAGAGTGATTACGTAGAGAAAGTGTGAATCTGAACAACTTGAACATCTTGCACAATGTCAAGTTTTGAAAGTTTATGACATTGTAATGTACTATTTTGTGCATGCTAGTGAATTTCTAGGAAATTGAAACAGATATATCACAGCTAAAGGTGTTTAAGTGCTCCTGTAAGTGATTGGGCATTATTTATACAGGGAGCACAGTGCAACAagtataaatattatttttatttacttcatttatatttattttgtccttttttgtcAACCCTCAGTACAATGTTCTTCACAgctattaattttaaaatgttttttcctcttcatgaaGGATTATACTTTCACTTGTTCATGATTCTGGCTCTTCTCGCTTCTGTTGTGACATCCGTGACTTCCGTTTCCTTCAAGCTGGTGTTTATAATTTCCTGGACATATTTAAGAAACaggaattttacttttttgttacaTATTATGACAAGTTTCTTATTTGtcattattgtgtttttcttttgagtgttGAAGtgtattttactttagatttttgcttaggaaaaaaagaaaaacttattatccattatttattttattgcactaCTTAAAGCATATGTCCTGTGGAGGAATCTCATAATCTTGCTAGGTGTTCTCCAGTCCTTCATGGCTGAtgaccagtgatgtcagtaacgcgttaatttgtaacgcgttactgacgtcggaccacttttttcagtaacgagtaatataacgcgttgctatttcaaatcgagtagtcagactacagttacttatcaaaatcactgtgcgttactatcttcttttgttatttaatcgtatttcctctactcgtcttgtcgaggaccgtctctatgcgacagaaatgtaaacaatggaggatgacgcattttgttggtggaaaaactggaactattttgagtttctgtcgccaagtccgattattataagcggctttgggcttcatttttttaaagtcgcttgcagatttaatgagtggcgggttgcgcctttttgggctcgtttttgaacgtgaagttgctcatttgggtttggaaataaacagagactcacaataaatcccagaatttgtccgtcattaagctagttttagtcagtctctccctgtccatcatttaccggatgatccgtcccgctgtgtctttgttaatgtcaagttaatatattacctctgaatgacgtcgagcttcgcgttgcgctccagaaaactgcaaacatcgagactaatatgaacagcgcaataaacgtgaaaacagccactaatgaacgtgtccgtagttggcaatgattataatggcaatttaacgccactataattattaatattaagatacgtgtcacaaatctgtgcagccatctgagctgtggagctgcaggaggagctctgtccGCTGTGACACCAAAGAGggcgtaacacagaacctgaagttagagttttccagacaacagtggaccacaaaaattactcaggttttttattttttgtacaatctcctcttcagttcaaccttatcagtggagacacattgttgatgttaccattataaaatagcttacaattaagaattgacaaagatcaatgtaattttcacaggaggcagagtgttgttaacaactgctgaaagtaactaaaaagttacttttagtgtaacttagttactttccaaatcaagtagtcagtaatataactaagttactttttcaaggagtaatcagtagtctgattaaagttactttttcaaagtaactatgccaacactgctgatgacctgaaacttttagatgcatctctgcttcaacacgCCTGAATGAAATAATTATGTCATCAGCAATCctggattattttattcagaaactcAAAGAACTTTACCGCTACAAGTTTCATTGACTCGGTCAGtggcaacatttattttttcaaacaaaatagaCA
Protein-coding regions in this window:
- the LOC122832087 gene encoding dapper homolog 3-like — its product is MQRALSFPATVERSRTKDRLEASLAGLCELELRRQRQECLVLGALALGEPPAQDGSRGELECFSSWGQENLTLRRQLSALHSAPWGLMQALEQQVEDLKIDIDDGCCEGAQRDAGDSRPSSGFYDSSEGQSPKGKPSSAEPTEPVSSWTYTNDRPKSLGDNFMLNGEFDAPVIRPSLPRSFSAPHPPLEGIVEEGSVGDSWRWDTSVTSHTWQQQPPAEDQITEEDYQQAFRVEGYMLSLIQRYALLPRPCQPRTTLTPDPTYSGASGHRRTPSLTTEQRLPDPHCQPHVDLLAKLKSQEWGCDLPEGEARRAEAPSFEEGCYLPLSYPQPRPNPLTGRLPSPLPSLEPNCGVDLCCEPPSPQHYLHPQPSVYQVHNLVSAQYIPGQACHAPVRSPRHYKPEQSKANRAAASPDQSNSKSKAPKKNHNDRQKSKKANNKTNRSHSENSLPGQRVVPDRRYSTTERRPGRTNPAQNQSQITAPQVASKGHSGNRRWCSNLELSQDEGEIQNAAQPHKRSSRKARHSHSCSQSHHQHAQRWHQDSQARAPLCHSEEGYAGAAPAESESSMSEVYSPPSSSLSSDSDESGGLVWPQQLPPRLASTSSSSSASPQANASAATQPKAFVKIKASHALKKKILRFRTGSLKVMTTV
- the LOC122832088 gene encoding C5a anaphylatoxin chemotactic receptor 1 yields the protein MDLEFSNNISDTFNFSEDTSYDLFGENFTEFNFFPEIQPIQIVSLVLYALVVLLGVPGNVLVLWVTGFCMNRSVTSIWFLNLALTDLLCCLSLPLLMVPLAHDDHWHFGPLACTLVKGLFYLVMYASVLQLVLISVDRLLLVKKAIWCQNNRRPKQAVWACVAMWCLALLGSIPQFVHARQIEKGDLKRECVLVYTKENVWPIAFFRFMMGFILPFFVIVISHLVVYSTTRRGISRGRPRSKRTLRVIVVVVLSFFLCWLPVHIMDFIELATPLRSSHRPRIYLAQVLAICLAYFNSCLNPLIYVCIGRSFKDSMNRSLRHVLHFATEDPASKGSTNDTKSTSNERVMTKI